The Corvus moneduloides isolate bCorMon1 chromosome 1, bCorMon1.pri, whole genome shotgun sequence nucleotide sequence CTCCAGCCTCGGCCTCTTCCATGAATAAATAACCTGGTGGGGGTGGGAAGACgctccctctgctttccctccacTCTCATCCATGGAAAGGGAGGATTGGAGGGGGCTGAAAACCCAAGGAACCTTTGGATTGTATGGTGTGGGTAATTAAACACTGAGCAGATGACTTAATTGGGAGCTTGGCAAGGAGGGACACGGAGTtgtggggatggagaggggaacAAGGGGATTCCCAGGCActggggatggtgactccaaGGAAAGCTGCACTTCCCAGACAGCTGGGATAGCAGAGGGCTGGTGGGATCTGATCACCTCTGGATCTGAGGACTGACGCTGTCCTGGAATGTTTCCCACTTGGCAGTGGAGCTGTTTTCCCTGCACACACATGGATGTGCATCCTGAATCCCACGGCTTGCATCCCGCATCCCATATCCCACCTACTTTATTGCACCACCTGCACACACACGGGCAGCGATGGCTAGGAGTTGGAATTGCTGGGATTTGCCGGTGTTGCATCCTTGATGGAGTTTATCCGGTCAGGGAAGGGTGGGCTGGGCAGTGCCGGGCTCCTTCTTGCTCCTCACGATCCAGAGCTTCCCGTTTCTCCTGGATCAAGGGGCAGTGACAACCAGCACAcaccctgctgcagggagcatcCCATATCCCACATTCCATATCCCATCTCCTATTCCCCATATCCTGCATCCCAATTCTCATATCCTATTTGTCATGTCCTTTATGCCGCATCCAATATTCTCTATCCTTGCATCCCTGCACCCTATATCCCACCATCTGCATCTCACACCCAGTGTCCTGTATCCTTGCATCCTGCATCCCATATCCttcatcccaaatcctgcatcTCACATCCCGCCTCCTGCATCCCGCTACCTACATCCCACATCCAATTTCCTGCATCCTGCATCCCACCTCCTGTACCCCATAtccctcctcctgcatcccataCCCATATTCAGGATCCACAAatcccacagcaccagcagcacccctgggTGATgcaaacccacccaaacccaaGGAATTTGGGATAAAACCCCAGCTGTGGTCCTGTTCGTGTTATGCAGGGGGGTTTTCCACGTCCTGGCTTTCAGGAAGGACCTCACCTCCTGCTGAGTTTAGGGATGGCATCAATGGAACTGGGGGAAGGAATAGAGCTGGAAAAAATTCCAGGCTTCAGGATGAGCCGTGCAGTGCCAAAGCCATGATCCcatggcagagctctgctctaCCAAGGTGATAAATGGAGATAAATTTATCttatataaatatgtttttatatataaagtGAGCAGGGCAGTGTTTGGCTCCCAGGGACGCGGGAATATTGAGGAGGCAGCCAGGCATGGAGCATGGAAAGGAGGGAATGtgcaaaaccccaaatctgggCAATACAGAATATAAAGATCCATTCAAGCCAAAAGATTCCAGCTCCAAACCGAGCCCAGGCACTGCTCACAGTAGCTCAACCCCGAGCTCAGAGCCAAAtccaagtttttcttttgtccGGGATTAATTTGGCTGAGATTCGAAtgaattcctgctttttaagTGAACATTACCCCAAATTCCTCCATGACCAGCACCCCAGCCCATTTCTTCCCTGGGATTGAACTCCAGGACTGGAGTTCTCACCTTACGGAGATGTTGGGTTTTGTGTGGAACACCGGAGCAGTTTTGGGACAAACCTGTCAGGTGGGAGCATCAATaagtgaggaggaaggagcagggcaCACTTTGGAAATGCCGCATTGATCGGCTCCTTGTGGTTTTCCGCCAGTTTCCAGCGATCCCGGTAATTCCTGCTTGGAGGTGGCACAGAGCGTCCAGCAGGAGTGCAGGGGGGCTTTGCCACGTACTGTGACTGATCCTGAGCATCCATGGATAAGGTGCTCCaaggtgctgctgtgtttggggGAGAGCatccccccaaaatcacccctCTGCCCCATGGAAAACCCACGGGCTGGGAAGCTGGAGGAATTCCAGCCATTTCCCAGCCCAGCAAAGCCCACGGGGCCTTCGATGGGCAAGTAAAGCTTGAAAATGGGGTTAaggagctctgcaggtgggggaCGTGGAGGGGACCCCCAGGGcttgtccccatgtccccatcccaAGTGCCAggcagcccttggagcatccctTTGGACCGGGCTGCTGTTCTCACccctggaaaaggctgaggatggagctgAGGATGCAGGAGATGCCCATGAGGAGCGGAGGGACTGCAGATCCTCACAGGAGGGAGGGGGTGGTGTCCTGAGGTCCTGCAACCCCATGCAGACCCCAAAAAGCAGTAGGAAGATGGAGAAGGAGGCTCCAGCCCCACTCAGAGATcaggaaaaatgagggaaaagctTTGAAACAAGGTCAGAGTGACCCCAAACGCCAcacagcctcctgcagcagacGTGGTGGCACCCGCAGATCGCCGCAGTCCTGCGGCACACAGGAACACACGACCCTGTCCcacctcatccccatcccaaaacaTGCGCCAACACCCTTGGAATACACACACAATCCTGAAAATATTGCAGCCATCCCAAAAAACTCTGCAAACCCAAGCTGGGACCACCCAGATCCCAGGGTGCAGGGGGAGAATCAGCCCCAAAAAGGAGACGAGTCATAAACCAGCCAAACTTGGGCTTAAACCActttagtttttattatttattcagcAAAGCCAAATCCCAGAAAGCTGGGAGCTTCAGGAGCCCGGAGAAAGTCAGGATGAAGGGGCAGAAGGGTGCAATTCCACCCTCAAATCTCCCCAAAAAACTGTGGGATAGGGTCCCCCATGGAGAACCACTGATAACGGGTGGCAGCAACACCCTGTGTCCTGCTTCAGCTATTCCCTTATTTAGGGGATTTCCAGGGATTTCCAGGAGGGttcggggggaaaaaaaatgagcgGGTAACTAAAACGAAAAATCACAGTGGCACAAGGAATTGGGGATCCCTTCGGGATGAAGGGGAAGGGATAATATCTGGATTGCCAAAATAATCCGGGATCCCTCCCAGGTTGTTGCCCCCCCAAAAATGAAATCTATAAATCAAAAAGGAGGAGGCAAAGGGGAAAAGTGGGAATCCTAAATTGCTGCCTTCGCTCTGCCATGGAAGTGGAGAAAGGATTCCAGAGCGGGAGGTGAGCGCCGTCACCCCGCAGGCACCGTGCTGGGTCCTGGGGTGACAGCCCATGGGACAGCGTTCCcagaaaaccccacagagcccctgAAGTCAGCTCTGCTTCTCCAACCAGCTCCAGcgcagctgggaaaaggggcAGTGACCCCCAGGATGTGCCCATCGGGAACGTGGGTCATGGGAAGATCCAGGAGTGAGGATTCAGATGGCGGGGGCTGAGATCCCTCGGCTGGTTTGGGGAAGGCACCAGCCCCAAacacttttcctccccaaattCTCCTTATTTGATCCCAACCAGGCAGCTGGATGCGTTCTcccaaaaaaaataaaacaaacacaccaAGAGAAGGGGATATTGGGAGGAAAATTAGGGAATAACCCACCAGGAAGCTGTGATTCACCTCCAAAAAATGGGAGGGTGCAATGTCCCGCGAGCGGCTGCACGGGTTAATTTTATTTAGAGCCAGGTTTGCAAAGCTTCCCTGGATCTAAATAAATACAGGAATAAGGGGTGAATCCACCACCTTCCAAACCCCCCTTTTTGTCCAGCCCTGGGACAAATGTCCCTCTTtgcatcccagctcccatcccaaaatccaagTCCGATATTGAGCCGAGCTCAGGCTGCTCAAAAACCCTCTGGCCACAAAATAAGACACCAAAAAGACggaaaaagatgaagaaaagggGGAGTGAGGCTTGGGGGTGCAGAAGAGGTAAGACTAGAGGGTTGTGGGGTCACAGGCACACCCCACAAATCCCAGGAGAAGCCGGGGGGTTACATGAGCACGGTGGAGACTTATGGAAGCGGCAGGAGGGAACACGCCACAGCCTGGGGACCTGCCACGGCTGAGCCTGGGCAAAAATATAAGACAGAAAATACacctaaatattaaaaaatgacatAAAATGCCCAAAAACTATGTTGGACCAAGGGTTGCATTGGAATTTGTCCCGCTGAgtccaggaaaagctgcagccacGCTCAGGGTTTGcggcaaagggaaaaatatccTTAAAAACAGTCCCCAAAATCAGTAAAAAACCAACTCAAAAGCTTGGATTGGGGAAGGTGTGGGCTTGGTTtgttaagggtttttttttatcctttttaaataaagaattcAAGAGGGAGAAGccaaaagaggaaagaaaaatcatttattACCGTTGAAAATCAAGCCAGCGGCTCGTCAGGACGGTGTCGGACAAGCTGGGACCAAACTGGATCCGGTGacttttcagcagctgcagggacgAAGGTCTCCAGGACCCTCCAGCcgggaaagaaaaccaaaaccacccagAACCCggctggaaaaaacaaaaaacaaaaaggcaggaaaagtgaAAAGCCAGAGTTCAATGGGGCAGAGGCGACGCTCAACGCCGGACTTATCTCAGCGGGAGCTCGGGGAAGCTTTTGCATCCGCCCCGGGAATCAAAGGGAAGAATAAacaacccccaaacaaaaccccgATGCTGCGGGACCCCCCCAAAGTTGAGAGAAAACCCGACCCAGGCTCTAGTTGAATATAAGTTTTTATCTTGATGCAACATCATTAAAACCGTCACAAATCGAAACAACAGGTCGTTAAAAACGCTTCGCACGATCAGTCCCTAAAATGCACCAGGCTCCCAAGCTCGCTTTGTCCGCAGGACCCTTTTGttttccaccccccccccccccgccccaaaatttgtttttttaatgttttttttttctccttttttaaataagcaactcgtttaaaaaaacaaaaacaaaacaaacccgCCCCGCTCCTCCGCGCAGGATCGGTCCCGCTTTCGCTCCAACGATTGCACGAATTCttaatcctctttttttttcctcttgtttccACAACAAATAATGTGCATTTTCTTGccgtcctttttttttttttttccaaacatcgaggttaaaataagatttttccGTTTCCCGAGGGTTAATAAATAAATCTGGTGCATAGTGAGATAGCAGCCAACCGTTTGCAGTCCATATATTACTATATTGCCTTTCAGGTCACCCTAAAATTGTtacctcttcccctccctcccctccccactaTTTTTAAGAGCATAGATAATTTTAAATCTCTATAAAACAGTATTATTTCACCCAATCGATTCCTGTATATAGTGCATTCGGCTTCTTCCCAACATCGTTAAATTAACTCGGATATTATTTGCATGCTATTACATACAAACTTTTAAGACTcgtgtatttttttttctcttttctaaaggattttagggtttttttgttcattttttttgttgttttttttttgttcgtTTTCTTTTTCTCGTAAATCACCAAGCAAAATATAggctcaagggaaaaaaaaaagaaaagaaaaaaaaaggcaaaaacgAACTAATTTTCTACATATTTACAAGGGTGAATAAGTTAAATGTGGCTCAGGTTTGCCGGCCGGGAATGGGGGGTGGGCGgaggggccgggcagggcgcaGCGCTGCCGGGGACCCCCCCGGCCGATCCGTGGGGACCCCTCGAAGAATAAAAATCCCAATGGAGGGGAAAACCCGCAGGAaaagggcggggggggggaggggagaagcCACCTGGATGGTGCTGATGCTCCCGGGAAGGGGGGCGGGTGGCCGTACACGTCCCGCATGCAGGGCTGCCCCCCACTCCCccaccccgggaccccccacCCCGAGTCCCGATGGGTGGGTGTGtgatgggagggagggagggagtgagTTCAACTTCTCCTCCCCAGAATTTCAGTGGGgacttcataatttttttttttttttttttttttttaatataagcgGCAGGTTTGCTCTCCCCcgcatgaggaaaaaaacaaaaaggggatcccaccccatcccaccagccCGGCTCACATGAAGAAGTCAGCGGTGGCTTTCGGGGCAGCGGATGGGGAGGGCTCCCTCGGGAAGCCCCGGCCGGCCAActtctcatatttttctttgtacagaTCCCTTTCCTTGGCCAAGCGGGTCACCTCCTGCTTGAGCTGCTCCACCTGGCTCTGCAGTTGGCATTTCTCGTTCTCCAAGATGTGCCGTTGCTGGACCCGCTTGTAGCGGCAGGATTGAGCGTAGCCCCGGTTCTTCAAGGTCCTCCTCTTCTGCTTGAGGCGGATCACCTCCTCCTTGCTGAAGCCCCGCAGCTGCCGGTTCAGCTCCCGCACGGACATACTCACCAGCTGATCGTCGGAGAACCGGTCCTCCAGGCGTAggtggtgatgatgatgatggtgatggcCGGGATGGTGATGGGCGGCCGGCGGCAGCTCCTCACCCCCGAAGGGTTGAGGTCGGAAGGGCTCGTACCCTtggtggtgatgatgatgatggtgagGGGCACCGATCAACGCCTCCACCGCGTCCTCCGGCGTCAGGTTGAGAGCTTCGGGGTTGAGGTGATGCTGGTAACCCGACATCCAGtacagctcctccagctgctgtttggAGCCCAGGGAAGCGGCGGTGGTAGccggggggccgggggccggTTGCCCACCTGGGCTGGGAGCGCAGAAGCTGGGCGAGGAAGGCACGGAGGAGCAGGGCGTGCTGAGCGGGGTGGACGACAGGGAGCCGGCGGGCAGACGGTGGCACAGCCGCTCCGCCTCCGCCGGCTCCTTCTTCACCTCAAACTTCATCAGGTCGAAATCGTTCACGTACTCGATGGCGAGGGGGCTCGTGGGCAGCTCCGCGCTCATGGCCAGCTCCGAGGCCATCTCAGTCCATGGAGGGACCGGAGGGGGAGCCCCCGGGCACCGCCGCTCACCGAGGGTCCCGCGGGCTCCGGGAGCCTCCTCCGAGCGGGCTCCGGCGCAAGCGGCTGCCCCGACCGGGCTCCGGAACCCTCCGATGGGGCTTTGCGGTGTGGTTCAGCGGGGCTCCGGGACCCTCCGCGGGGCTCCGCTGCGGGGCTCAGCCGCGCTCCGGGACCTCCCGACGGGACTTTGCGGCGCGATTCAGCCGGGCTACGGGACCTTCTGACGGAGCTCTGCTGTGGCGTTCAGCGGGGCTCCGGGACGCTGCGACCGGGATCCGCTGCGAGGCTCAGCCGCGCTCCGGGACGCTCCGATGGGACTTCGCGGGGAGGTTCAGCGGCGTCCGGGACGGGGCTCTGTTGCGGGGCTCAGCCGGGCTCCGGGACCCTCCGCCGCGGCTCTGCTGCGGGGCTCAGCCGGGCTCCGCTGCTCGCCTCCGACGGGACTTTGCGGCGCGGTTCAGCCGGGCTCCGGAACGGGGCTCCGGGATCCccagccggggctgcggggcagcCACCTCTCTCCGTCGGGGCTCGGCTCCGCTGCGCAGCCGGGCTCCGCTGCTGGGCTCCGGGACCCTCCTCCGGCCGCCACGGCTCTGCGCTCGGGCCGGGCGGGCTCCGCCGCTGCCTGCGGCCGGTCCCCAATGGCGAGGAGCGGGCAGCGCCCTGCCCGccccttcctgcctcccctgGCACCTGCCCCGGCCCCACCTCCCCGGGCTCCGAGCCTTCTCCTGCCGCCTCCTCCCGCCGGGACACGGCGCCCTGGGGGCGGGGGCCGCTCCCCTTCCCGCCCCTGCCCGCGaccggcgccgccgccgccgggcgcTCAATGGAACTCGCCGCCTTTTATACGGGGAAAACGAGGCACGGCCCCTCCCAGCAAGGCGGGGCTAAGATCTTCCAGCCTATCAGCGCCCCGACAGCCCGCTTGGATTTGCATATCCCCATGGCAACGCCCCCAGGGCAGCTGTCAATCTCCGGAGAGGGGGGAAATGTTCCGGGTACCCCCTGGACCCTTTCGGCTCCCGCATCCCGATGTGTGGCTTCATCTGCCACCCACCGCCAGGAGCTGAGGGTGCAGTGGagaaaaacagccaaaaatCCTAATTTCGTACTCCCCAAAATTGGGAAATATCAAAAAAAAGGATTGTTGAGCCTAAATCAGGTTCGGTGTCACCTCgctgggggatcacagcatcccACTGGATGACATTGGAGCGCAGTCCCTTCCCCGCCTCAGGAACAGCCCAGGATCCTTCCCAAAGCACTTTCATCCTTTCAGAAAGTCAAGTAAATACAGTTTTGGTATTTTCGGGCTTTCCCATAAGCTGTTGGTGGTCAGAGAGCAGCCACGTGCACCTCTGTGCTCCAGTGCTGCCTCTGGTTTCAGAGGTGACATCCACACCTGGCACAGGTGACATCCACACCTGGCACGACTGGGAGTGTCACCAGCTGGAGGACCAGGACCACCATCCCAGCACCTGGaaaaggtgtccctggagccgAGTGGCAGCTGGTCAGGGAGTTTTGGGGGTGCTCATCACACCCCTGGATGAGGCCCTGGCTGAGATGCAGCTGCGTTGCTCCATCCGCCGCCTCATGGCTGCTGAAGCCTGGGAGGAACAGGACAGGGAAACCGAGGCACGGGGCAGTCACCATGGAGTTGTCCCATTTAATCCCAAGGGATGAGCAGCTTCATCCCACAGAGGCTGGCAACACCTACCCACTCATCCCCTCGGGGTCCAGGATTGTCTCTGTCACCCACAGGATGCATCCTGGGTCCCACTGCATCCCAGCCCGGCTGCATCCCACAGGCAGCTCCTCGGGATGTTGGGGGAGACATTCCCCTCATCCACCCAGTGGCTGCTTGGGAACTtagggacaggggacactgccCTCCACGACTGCTAATCGATCCTGGAGACGTAGGGtcaaattaatgcaaaaaaggtgttttttgaGGATGAAAACCTTTATCCCGCTGCAACTCCAGCAATTAAAATCCCACATTATTGCTTTTGCTGAATCTGCCCTCTGGGGAGGGTCCATCTTCCTCCTGCTGATTGAGTCAGGGAAGGGTCATGGATGCAGGCAAAGCCCTAAACATGACCCCCATTCCCTGGTGATCCGCCGTTGGAGACCCCAAACTTGGGTACAACTTGAAGGAGGGGGCAAAGAACTGgacaacaaaaaacccttttcGTGCAGTGGTTTTAaccctttttccttcattgcGTGACCCTAAATCCATCATCATCCCACCGGTGCAGTGGGATATCGGGATCCTGCACTGGGAGAAGATGgggtgccacctccctgcccctggcactgtgctcctccccagagctgctccacctTGGGGGCACCCGgcccccaccagcagctgccacccGCGCTGGGACAGGAGCCACCAAGGGATTAGAACCGGGCCGGGCTCCAACGGGGCCGTGGCTCCCCCGCAACACCCCCGGGGGTATTTTTAGGAAATGCCCACGGCATGTCCCCAACCCTCCCCGCCGCGGCGGGCCCGTCAGCTAAGTTTACTCACAGGCGGTCAAGTGACATAACCAGGTTGGTGGCCTCGGGATGGTGGCGGGATGGCGTCACCTTTCCCTTTTAGAGCTCGTGTGCCCCATCACCCCTTGGAGCAGGGCCGGGTGCCCACCTGGggctgcctcagtttccctgcatGGCACACGGCTCCCAGCTGGGGTGTTGGTGGCTCGGAGACAGTGACCTCACCCCATGGGAGGGTGCTGTCCACCACGATGCACTGCACGGACAGGATGGGACCATCTTGGTGATGATCCACCAGCATCTGCCCCATGACCCAGTTGTTGCAGGGGGGGGGAATCATAtggagaggctgggaggaggatgaggaggagaaggtggagAAGAAGGAGGGCAAGGAACAGCCACCCTGATGACGGACAGAAAACCGATCCTGGCTGGTGACGTTCACCCGGCACCTGCTTCCCCGGCAGGGGACCAAGAgtggtgccagcagcacccGCCGCAGGAAGGTTTTCCAGGAAATGTTTACGGAGCCCTCCAGAAACTCCACCCCGAGCCAACCTTCCCGCCGTGGCACCCCCAGGGAATGTCTTTGCTTGGTCCCCAAGCCCAACCGTGCACCCCGGCTTCACAGCGAGGATGGATAAATCCCATGGGAGCCCTCAGCCGAGGAATTGAGGATGTTGGAGACAGAGGGAGAACCCACCGGAGTTCAGTGACACCTCTCCAGGGGCCGCGTTTATCCCTGCTTGGAAATTAATCACCCCCAAGCAGAGCTTTAATGACAGCCGGCTGGAAATTCCAATCCTTCCTGGGAAGGGAGCAGTGGTGCCGGTGGGCGGCGAAGCCACGGCTCGGAGTGGAGCTGCTCATTGCCTCATTTAATTAGTGCAGCACAAGGATTATCCTCGTTAAGGATCCATGGAAAAACCAAAGCTGCCGGCCACCACTGGCCATCCCTGAAGATTCACAGCAGTACCGTCTCCTCCAGGGTGGTTTTTAGGGAATTTAGCTGGGATTTTTCAGGAAACCACCATGTGAAGGAACATTGTTTCTGGGTAAAaagttttaataattaaaaaacacaagGATTTAGGGACTGGAGTGAGTCCTCCACTGGATCTGGATGGGTATTTGATGGAATGTTCACGCACTgctgaaaaaagaggaaagccACAGGGAGGCTCCTCCGTCCCAGGGGAGGAATCTCTTTATTTACATATCAAAACACAGGAGTtaacaaaagacattttaatacCAACGAAAAACACAAcgttttttattaaaaatcaacTCGTTGGACACACCCTGGGGCACAAGTGACATCCCAGGGTGGGGACCCACTGGTCCTCCAGCGCCTGGGGGGTGttgtggatttgggatggtGACAAAACCCCTCCATGGGGGTCACTTGGGGAAGGGAAACCCCCTGTGGGGTCCTGTTTGGGGGGCAAAGCCACTGCCCGTTGGCATTTCCCACCCCATCTCTGATCACACCTGGATGCTGCATCCCCAGGGAgccccagctcttcccaaatccctgctgatGCCTCTTCCCCATGGGATTTTGCCTGAGGGGCAGTGGATAAGCAAATCCCACCACCCCGCATGCCTGTCCCAGCTCTCGGCACTTCTTGGCAAAGGGAGCTGTTCCCAAAATCTCATCCGTGTGGGGGAACAGCACCtgccaccccaaaatcccttgGAAATTGTACCTATGGATGCAAAACCCCATTGTTCCAGTGGCATAATGCTCTCCCTTCACTCTGCTCCTGCTTGGATTTGGAGAgtaccaaaaaacccaaaaccctgGAGAGCTGGTTTGGGTTTCCCAATGGAGCCCAAACCCCCACGGAGATAGAGAGAGGTGGGGGTCGGGCCATGGGAGACCCCGAAATGCAGAGTGtgagctcagcactgctcccaACACATTTCCATGCGGGATGCTCTCAGCTCCAAGAAATTTCCTCCCAAAAGcaaggggatggagcaggatggGCTCTTGGAATGGAGGGatcagggctgtgggggcttTACACCCATTACATCCCAGCACGGTGACTTGTCCCCAGTTCATCCTGACCTGGATGTGGGAATGTCACCTGATGGCGTTAAACCACCTCAGGTCCCCCTGTCACCTCGTGGCCAGGACAGCACCGGAGCATGGATGCGGATGGGAAgctcttcccagccccacaAGCATCCAAAGAGGTGGCAGGACTTGCCTTCAACAAACCAGCTGAAAAGGTCATTTATTGGTCAATTCAAAGATTCCAAACaaagctgcttccctgcaggaatgAGTGGTGTATTCCCACGCTGCCACACGACTCCGCGTCCAAACGACGTCCCGGAAAagcaagaggaggagggggtGCCATGCCTGGACATGGCATCCTGAGGTAGGTGCCAGGTCTTTCCCTGGCTCTCCGGTTCCTGAGCTGGTCGGCTGCCACGGGATCGAGATTGACTCACAGCCGGGGCTTGATCTGCAGCCGTTTGcctggagggaggaaagggaatggTGATGGTGGGAAGGGGGGGGACGGGACACAGCTGGACACTCCCAGGCTTCTCCTTGCCTGGTCATGGGAAGGGGTTAAAGCACTGGGGATGAGCACCGGGAAACCGGGAATGCGGGTGGTTCTCTATCCTGGCAGCACCCACTGGACTCACCTCTGCCACCCGCCACACGGGGGTTCTCGGAATCCTGCAGGGATGACCTTGGCAAAATCCTCCTCCGTTTGGCGCtgcctgggaagggaaggaaaggaagaaaagaggagaaagtcGCTGAGGTTGGCTCGGGTCACCTTGGAAATCCCTCAGAATGCAGGTGTAGGAGTGTCCTAAGTTCCTCTTCTGCTTCACATCCCCCTTGGCCACGTCAAGGACGGAGGTGGCtcattccccaaatccctgagCATCCTCAGCTCCCTACAAGTGGCACTCAGAGGTCACTTCccaccacagagcagcaaaTATGCTGCAAAATTCCCAAGTTATGGgtgaaaaagagaattaaaaaggattcaacccttcccactggaagCACAAAGTGAACACCAGAACTTGCTTTGGTGGTGGGATGGAGCCAGAAAGAGCTGAGCACCAGCAATCATCCCCCCAAGCATTCCCAGCATCCCTTTAGGATGCTCCAGGTGATGTCTTCTGCTTGCTGGAATATGGTGCTTCGTCCAAAGAGGGTTCTGGATGCTCATGTAGAGCCAAAATGCCATGAAGTGCCTCTGGGATGTGTCCTTGTAGGACAAGTCCAGGACCATCCCATGGACCAAGGTGGACAGAGTGGAATCCTTCTCCATTTCAACCACAACATTGGAAGCACCTTTCTGCAGGTTCTCCTATTTTCCCTCTCCAAAGGGTTTGGAGAGGTGGTTATGGGGTTCCACCTATCAGAGTGATGGGTGGGAAGGAAAGTGGTGGCCAGTTGGCCACCAAGATGAACgaggatggaaaaaaaggaggtttcccaggaaaaaaaggaccCACAGCTTGTTGAATGATGAGGTTTAGTGGGAAAAGTCCCCCTTCACCTGAGATTAATGGAAGTGGAGAAGGTCATGGAAAAGATGGAGGGAATCCAGCCCAAACTCCCTCCAGATGTTCTGTTGCCTGTGTTCCCACAAAATTCCGCATGGCACTTCCCAAACAATGGACCCAACACAGAGGTGGGACCAAGGACACCTTCAAGCAGCCTTGAGAGCCCAAAGGAGAACATTTTTTGAGCAGGGGAGGCAGGACAGGTGAGGACCCAACAACGGGGAGTCTCCAAgagttttcctttgctttccaaCTTGGATAAACAAACTTGCTGGGAGTCGAAGCCACGCTGGCAGTGATTCATTGCTGCCGAGTtaatttatggaaaataa carries:
- the MAFA gene encoding transcription factor MafA produces the protein MASELAMSAELPTSPLAIEYVNDFDLMKFEVKKEPAEAERLCHRLPAGSLSSTPLSTPCSSVPSSPSFCAPSPGGQPAPGPPATTAASLGSKQQLEELYWMSGYQHHLNPEALNLTPEDAVEALIGAPHHHHHHHQGYEPFRPQPFGGEELPPAAHHHPGHHHHHHHHLRLEDRFSDDQLVSMSVRELNRQLRGFSKEEVIRLKQKRRTLKNRGYAQSCRYKRVQQRHILENEKCQLQSQVEQLKQEVTRLAKERDLYKEKYEKLAGRGFPREPSPSAAPKATADFFM